Within Elizabethkingia sp. JS20170427COW, the genomic segment TCATTGCTTTAGGGGTTTACCCAGATTTATTTACCAATCAATTTAGATAATATTTGGTTAATAATATATTTTGAAGGAAAGGCTGTTCAATAGTTGAGCAGCCTTCCTTTATTTTTTATATTTTTGTAATAAGATGTCTAGGTATAAATCACATAACGCTCCTTTTATTTTACATATCTCTTTTCATAAATATCTGGAGTATTTACAAGAAATTGCGGAGAACGACTCTATTCCTTTTCGAGCAGAGTATGCACGTGCGGTATTACAAAAAGCTAATGAGGTACCAGAGCTTTCACAAGGTTTTACAGACTTACAAATTATAGAAAAACATCAGCAGTTGATTAAGTTAATCCTCTCTGATATTTTTCCAACGGCACTATCACATAATGAAATAAAGGCTGTATCTCTTCCCTTTCATAATATAACTTTTAATTATACTAAAAGGTTTCAGCAAATTTTAACCGATGCAAAAACAGATTTCAATTTTGATATCCGAGAAATTGATGGGGATGATTTCTACATCTTCAACTGCATGCTAATTCTCCAGAAGTATTATAATCAGCAATTAAAATCTAGCTATCCTATCCATTATGATATTCCTGATAAGGAAGGCATCATGAGGCATTATAAAATCACCATTAATGCCGACTTTATAGAGGCTGTTCCTACAGATAAGAGTATTATCCTCAGTGCATCTGAAATTGATGAGTTGTTGGAAAATTATGACAATATCCAATTATGGAAAGAAAAAATACCCGAATTTAGCTGGATATTAAAAGGCTTTTGTATCATTACTCTTACTGATGTAACCTCGGATTTTTCAATTTCGGAGATGAAATCCCTTGTGTTGAGTGCTAATCCAGAAGAAGGAATGGAAGGAAGTTTAGAGCCTTTTTTTCAATCTTATTTTGAAATTAGCGACCTTAGGATAGGCTTTATGATCTTTGATGAGGATAGTAATCAATTGCAAAAACTTCCTCATAAAGAATTATTTTCAAGTTTCATTCTAGAAAATATTTATGATAATCTCGATACCAAAACCATAGGTAAAGAAGTCTTCGACAGTCTTGTAGAAAGAAATAAGCCTTTCGTAATTTCCGATGTTAACCAATATCTTTCCCTTCCGAAGTTTAAGGCTTTTAAAGAATACTTTAATCATAATAATACCAACAGCTTTATCCTTATCCCTGTTGTGTATGAGAATAAGCTATTGGCAATTTTAGAAATGGCATCTAGCCAAAAGAGAGCTTTCAATATTCTAAAACTAAAAAAATTAGAGTTTATTACTCCTTTTTTACTTTACAGCATGAGTAGGTTTCATCATGAAATCAAAAACAAGCTACAAGCCATCATCCAAAAGGAATATACTTCCCTGCACCCTAGCGTAGAATGGCGTTTTCTTGAAGAGGCTAAAAAAATGTTTTTCAATCATCTGGGAGGTGAAGCTTATAGTCCTAAAGAAGTTATTTTTAAAAACGTATATCCACTCTATGCCCAGTGCGATATTAAATCCTCATCCATACACCGAAACCAAGCACAGCAGCAAGACCTTATCGAGCAATCCGAAAATTTGATTTCTATTTTCGAAAAAATAAACACTCTTAATCTTATTCAGGAAAAAATACTGCTGCAACTTAAGGTCTTCCTACAAGAGATAAAACACGAAATAAAAGTAGATACCGAACAGCGTTTTATTAAATTGGTAGACGAAGAAATCCACCCTATTCTCAAAAACTATTGTAATGATTGTAATCTTAATCAAGATATTAATCTTTACTTTAGCTCACTTTCCTTTGATGGTAAGCTACTTTACAAAAGAAGAAAAGATTATGATCATACGGTTCTAGCCATCAACACACAACTCTCCAACCTTTTGGAAGAAAGGCAGCTAGATGCTCAGCAAATTTTCCCTCATTATTTTAAACTTTTTAAAACTGATGGGGTAGCTCATGACATCTATATAGGAAGCTCTATCTCTCCAAAACAGCCATTTACTTATGAGACTATAAAACAAATTAGGCTTTGGCAGCTAAAAGTAACCTGCGAAATGGAAAGATGGCACCATCAACATAAAACGAAATATCCTTTCCCTCTCGAAATAAACTCTTTGGTTTTAGTGCATAATGTTAAAATCTCCATTCGCTTTAGAATGGATGAAAAGAATTTTGATATCGACGGTGCTTACAATTCAAAATACGAAGTCATCAAAAAACGTATCGACAAGGCATTTATCAAAAACACTACCGAACGCATCACCCAACCTCAACATTTGGTTATTGTTTATGCTACCGATGAAGACGGAGCTGAGTATCTGGAATACATCCGAGAATTACAAAAAGAAGGATGGCTACAGCCTCATGAAGAGAATTTTAATGTTGAAGATTTACAAGGCATCTCTGGATTAAAAGCATGGAGAATAGCCTTACAATACTAAATGGAATGAAAAATTTTGGAGATAAAGTCATAGAATTTAACAAAAACCTAGGCTATAACGGCCCTCTACCTGAAGGTTTTAGAGTTCTGAATCCTTATTTAGAAAACCCTGAAACCCTTGAGGTAATGTCGAAATTTTATCATAAATATTATAACGACACTCAACCTAGGAAACTTATCCTAGGGATAAATCCTAGTCGCCACGGCGCAGGAGTTACAGGAGTACCCTTCACTGATACCAAACGCTTGCTATCAGAATGCGGAATTGAAATGAAGTCTGCCTATACCCACGAGGTTTCCTCCGTTTATCTTTATGATGTCATCAATGCTTTTGGAGGTCCTCAGAAGTTTTACTCTCAGTTTTACATCAACTCTCCCTTCCCTTTAGCCATCGTTAGGAAAGTGAAAAACTCATGGCTTAACGCTAATTATTACGATGACAAAGCTCTTTTTAATTGTGTGAAAGATTTTATGATTAGCTCTTTAAAAAAACATATCTCCCTTGGCCTACATACTGATAAAGTTTTTGTTCTCGGAAAAAAAGGAGCCGATTACCTCACAAAAATCAATAAAGAGACTTCTCTATTTGGAGAAATTGTAGCCCTAGATCATCCTAGATATATCCAACAATACAAATCTAAAGAGAAGGAAATCTATATCGATCAATATCTCATGGCTCTCCATGGGTATTAATTCCTCCAATTATTACTATATTTGAAACGATAATTTCCCTTATGAAAAACACCATCTTTTCCTTTCTCTTATTGCTTCTGGCTTGTAAATATAAAGCTCAAGAAACCCTACCTATTTATCAGCAATATCTTTTAGGAGGAGAGTACCTGCTCAACCCTGCTTTTTATGGAGCTACAGATGATGTAGTAGTACAAGGGATTTATCAAAAGCAATTTTCTAAATTCACAGATTCCCCTAACCTACAATCGATAGGGATGCATGCCAATATCGTGGACAGAGTAGGTGCAGGAGCTTCTTTTTTTAGATATCAGAATGGTCCTATATCTGCCAACGGAATTACTGTTGGTTCTTCTTACTTTGTACCCATAGGAGATGATTACGATCGTAAAAACCAGTTTTCCTTTGGGGCTGCTGTTAATTTCTACAATATGAATATCGAT encodes:
- a CDS encoding GAF domain-containing protein, with protein sequence MSRYKSHNAPFILHISFHKYLEYLQEIAENDSIPFRAEYARAVLQKANEVPELSQGFTDLQIIEKHQQLIKLILSDIFPTALSHNEIKAVSLPFHNITFNYTKRFQQILTDAKTDFNFDIREIDGDDFYIFNCMLILQKYYNQQLKSSYPIHYDIPDKEGIMRHYKITINADFIEAVPTDKSIILSASEIDELLENYDNIQLWKEKIPEFSWILKGFCIITLTDVTSDFSISEMKSLVLSANPEEGMEGSLEPFFQSYFEISDLRIGFMIFDEDSNQLQKLPHKELFSSFILENIYDNLDTKTIGKEVFDSLVERNKPFVISDVNQYLSLPKFKAFKEYFNHNNTNSFILIPVVYENKLLAILEMASSQKRAFNILKLKKLEFITPFLLYSMSRFHHEIKNKLQAIIQKEYTSLHPSVEWRFLEEAKKMFFNHLGGEAYSPKEVIFKNVYPLYAQCDIKSSSIHRNQAQQQDLIEQSENLISIFEKINTLNLIQEKILLQLKVFLQEIKHEIKVDTEQRFIKLVDEEIHPILKNYCNDCNLNQDINLYFSSLSFDGKLLYKRRKDYDHTVLAINTQLSNLLEERQLDAQQIFPHYFKLFKTDGVAHDIYIGSSISPKQPFTYETIKQIRLWQLKVTCEMERWHHQHKTKYPFPLEINSLVLVHNVKISIRFRMDEKNFDIDGAYNSKYEVIKKRIDKAFIKNTTERITQPQHLVIVYATDEDGAEYLEYIRELQKEGWLQPHEENFNVEDLQGISGLKAWRIALQY
- a CDS encoding SMUG2 DNA glycosylase family protein, with the translated sequence MKNFGDKVIEFNKNLGYNGPLPEGFRVLNPYLENPETLEVMSKFYHKYYNDTQPRKLILGINPSRHGAGVTGVPFTDTKRLLSECGIEMKSAYTHEVSSVYLYDVINAFGGPQKFYSQFYINSPFPLAIVRKVKNSWLNANYYDDKALFNCVKDFMISSLKKHISLGLHTDKVFVLGKKGADYLTKINKETSLFGEIVALDHPRYIQQYKSKEKEIYIDQYLMALHGY